In the Ilumatobacteraceae bacterium genome, one interval contains:
- a CDS encoding GntR family transcriptional regulator: MIYHECITTESLSTQAYERVRRMIVRLDLAPGAVLHEHELQAALGIGRTPIREALQRLARDQFVTVLPRRGMFVSSIDVDDLSTLYETRAVMEPYAARLACRRGTAEHWSEMSDLIEQSLRPGVAPDELLAVDRRCHEIIWAAAGNRFLTDTLDNLYAHSDRVWHMYLAEVADTRHAVDEHIGILELLRAGDADAGARAVEAHVRSFDQQVRDAVTSRLASPLAGA; this comes from the coding sequence TTGATATATCATGAATGTATCACGACCGAATCGCTGAGTACACAGGCCTATGAACGCGTGCGCCGGATGATCGTCCGGCTCGACCTCGCGCCCGGAGCAGTGCTGCACGAGCACGAACTGCAGGCCGCGCTCGGTATCGGTCGGACCCCGATCCGTGAGGCCTTGCAGCGGCTCGCCCGCGACCAGTTCGTCACCGTGCTGCCGAGGCGCGGGATGTTCGTGTCGTCGATCGACGTCGACGACCTGTCGACGCTGTACGAGACGCGAGCCGTCATGGAGCCCTACGCCGCCCGACTCGCCTGTCGCCGTGGCACCGCCGAGCACTGGTCGGAGATGAGCGACCTGATCGAACAATCGCTCCGGCCAGGCGTCGCACCCGACGAACTCCTGGCCGTCGACCGACGTTGCCACGAGATCATCTGGGCGGCCGCCGGGAACCGGTTCCTCACCGACACGCTCGACAACCTGTACGCCCACAGCGATCGTGTGTGGCACATGTACCTGGCCGAGGTGGCCGACACCCGGCACGCGGTCGACGAGCACATCGGGATCCTCGAACTCCTGCGCGCCGGTGATGCCGATGCCGGCGCACGCGCGGTCGAAGCGCACGTGCGCTCGTTCGACCAGCAGGTGCGTGACGCCGTCACGAGTCGCCTGGCCTCGCCCCTCGCCGGCGCCTGA
- a CDS encoding rRNA adenine N-6-methyltransferase family protein has protein sequence MSGRPLRRSWGWHRLADHVAQTLVERSAVGPGDIVLDLGAGDGVITHRLAATGARVIAFELHPDRAELLRRTCTGSNVKVVRADVRDLRLPTRPFGVVANPPFDGISAILVRLTSPGSRLERADLVVPRSVASVWRRRLDRPEGRWAVSTVTPLPRSAFRPRPRIDTCIITIVRRSPLRARRPRR, from the coding sequence GTGTCCGGCCGTCCGCTGCGACGGTCGTGGGGTTGGCACCGGCTCGCTGACCACGTCGCCCAGACCCTGGTCGAGCGGAGCGCCGTCGGACCGGGGGACATCGTGCTCGATCTGGGTGCGGGCGACGGTGTGATCACCCACCGGCTCGCTGCCACCGGAGCTCGTGTGATCGCGTTCGAACTCCATCCGGACCGGGCGGAACTGCTCCGCCGGACCTGCACGGGATCGAACGTCAAGGTGGTCCGCGCCGACGTCCGGGATCTCCGCCTGCCGACCCGCCCGTTCGGCGTGGTCGCAAATCCGCCGTTCGACGGCATCTCCGCGATCCTCGTGCGGCTCACGTCGCCCGGCAGCCGACTCGAGCGCGCCGATCTGGTCGTGCCCCGTTCGGTCGCCTCGGTGTGGCGACGACGGCTCGACCGTCCCGAGGGTCGGTGGGCGGTGTCGACGGTCACGCCGCTGCCACGGTCGGCGTTCCGCCCGCGGCCGCGCATCGACACGTGCATCATCACGATCGTCCGTCGGTCGCCGCTGCGGGCGCGCCGGCCACGACGGTGA
- a CDS encoding HNH endonuclease signature motif containing protein: MAAKNTRRARASRKRQRRMQRVEHDLDAAQWSALVDAWGGCAYCGETDRPLQKDCVMALSRGGRYTLDNIVPACRSCNASKCNDEVTSWMRRKRLDERRFLVRYAEIARALATTFEASDPGTDHGALSVAGLEET, translated from the coding sequence GTGGCCGCCAAGAACACCCGTCGGGCGCGGGCCTCGCGCAAACGGCAGCGTCGGATGCAGCGCGTCGAGCACGACCTCGACGCAGCACAGTGGTCGGCACTCGTCGACGCGTGGGGCGGTTGCGCGTACTGCGGCGAGACCGACCGGCCGCTGCAGAAGGACTGCGTCATGGCGCTCTCCCGGGGCGGCCGCTACACGCTCGACAACATCGTGCCCGCGTGCCGGTCGTGCAACGCGAGCAAGTGCAACGACGAGGTCACGTCGTGGATGCGGCGCAAGCGACTCGACGAGCGCCGCTTCCTGGTTCGCTACGCGGAGATCGCTCGAGCGCTCGCAACCACGTTCGAGGCGTCCGATCCCGGCACCGACCATGGTGCCCTCTCCGTCGCCGGCCTCGAAGAGACCTGA
- a CDS encoding aminotransferase class I/II-fold pyridoxal phosphate-dependent enzyme yields MANLAHRSWVPESSERLVQRIAESVVDGAHDGSGIAARIESLAAANRRIHDVDCVNLNPAANTMNPRAEALLASGLGSRPSLGYPGDKYEMGLEAIEEIEVIAAELAARVFHAAFAEVRVGSGALANLYAFMATCRPGDPIIVPGATIGGHVTHNTAGAAGWFGLEIHEAPVDPGRYTVDVDGVRSLARRERPSLISIGGSLNLTHHPVGRLREIADEVGAVLLFDAAHLSGLIAGGVWPNPLDEGAHVMTMSAYKSLAGPPAGLLVTNDAAIAERVDSIAFPGLTANFDAANTAALAVTLGDWLACGTEYATGMVDAAQRLADELRRRGLPVHRSDDGAATRSHAFALRAPDDDGHGAARRLRRSNLLTSAIGLPDDAGAGVRVGTNETVRWGMDADTMPELAELVARAWTGDDDPETVAAAVGEFRGRFTELRYCAN; encoded by the coding sequence ATGGCGAACCTCGCTCATCGATCATGGGTTCCGGAATCCAGTGAACGGCTCGTACAGCGGATCGCCGAGTCGGTGGTCGACGGCGCGCACGACGGTTCGGGCATCGCCGCCCGCATCGAGTCGCTGGCCGCTGCGAATCGCCGCATCCACGACGTCGACTGCGTCAACCTCAACCCGGCGGCGAACACGATGAATCCCCGGGCGGAGGCGCTGCTGGCATCGGGTCTCGGATCGCGCCCGTCGCTCGGATACCCCGGCGACAAGTACGAGATGGGCCTCGAGGCGATCGAGGAGATCGAGGTCATCGCCGCCGAGTTGGCCGCCCGGGTGTTCCACGCGGCGTTCGCCGAGGTGCGCGTCGGGTCGGGTGCCCTCGCCAACCTCTACGCGTTCATGGCGACGTGCCGGCCAGGTGACCCGATCATCGTCCCGGGGGCGACGATCGGCGGACACGTCACCCACAACACGGCCGGTGCCGCCGGGTGGTTCGGGCTCGAGATCCACGAAGCACCGGTCGATCCCGGGAGGTACACCGTCGACGTCGACGGCGTCAGGTCGCTGGCCCGTCGTGAACGACCCTCCTTGATCTCGATCGGCGGGAGCCTCAACCTGACCCACCACCCCGTCGGGAGGCTGCGCGAGATCGCCGACGAGGTCGGCGCCGTGCTGCTGTTCGACGCGGCCCACCTGTCCGGGCTGATCGCCGGCGGTGTGTGGCCGAATCCGCTCGACGAAGGCGCCCACGTGATGACGATGAGCGCCTACAAGAGCCTGGCCGGTCCGCCCGCCGGGCTGCTCGTCACCAACGACGCCGCGATCGCGGAACGTGTCGACTCGATCGCGTTTCCCGGGTTGACCGCGAACTTCGATGCCGCGAACACCGCTGCGCTCGCGGTCACGCTCGGCGACTGGCTCGCGTGCGGCACCGAGTACGCCACCGGCATGGTCGACGCCGCACAGCGACTGGCCGACGAGCTGCGGCGTCGTGGTCTCCCGGTGCACCGATCCGACGACGGCGCCGCCACGCGCTCGCACGCGTTCGCACTGCGCGCTCCCGACGACGACGGACACGGCGCTGCCCGGCGGCTCCGGCGGTCGAATCTGCTGACGTCCGCGATCGGTCTCCCGGACGACGCCGGTGCCGGCGTCCGCGTCGGCACCAACGAGACGGTCCGCTGGGGCATGGACGCCGACACGATGCCGGAGCTGGCCGAGCTCGTCGCCCGCGCCTGGACCGGCGACGACGACCCCGAGACGGTCGCGGCGGCGGTCGGCGAGTTCCGTGGGCGCTTCACCGAACTGCGGTACTGCGCGAACTGA
- a CDS encoding arginine deiminase family protein, whose product MPHALVRRPGPRLADGLLTHQARVPVDVELAERQWQRYVEALRSAGWDVTEVDPADDCADAVFVEDALVLFGDLAVVTLPGAPSRRPETEAAERAAAQLGLTVARITQPATLDGGDVLKIDRTAYVGVGGRTDHAAVEQLTSLLEPRGWTVVGVPISKVLHLKSAVTALPDGTVIGHPDFVDDPSVFPKFAEVPEPSGSHVVLLDERRLLMAADAPRSAERFRSMGYDVVEVDISEFEKLEGCVTCLSVRHRG is encoded by the coding sequence ATGCCGCATGCACTCGTCCGACGTCCCGGGCCACGCCTCGCCGACGGACTCCTCACCCACCAAGCCCGTGTCCCGGTCGACGTGGAACTCGCCGAGCGCCAGTGGCAGCGATACGTCGAGGCGCTGCGGTCGGCCGGATGGGATGTCACGGAGGTGGACCCGGCCGACGACTGCGCCGACGCCGTGTTCGTCGAGGACGCGTTGGTGCTGTTCGGCGACCTCGCCGTCGTCACGCTGCCCGGTGCGCCCTCCCGTCGCCCCGAGACCGAGGCTGCCGAACGCGCCGCCGCGCAACTCGGTCTCACCGTCGCCCGGATCACACAGCCGGCCACGCTCGACGGCGGCGACGTATTGAAGATCGATCGGACCGCCTACGTGGGCGTCGGTGGTCGCACCGACCACGCGGCCGTCGAGCAGCTCACGTCGCTGCTCGAGCCGCGCGGCTGGACGGTGGTCGGTGTACCGATCTCGAAGGTGTTGCACCTGAAGTCGGCGGTCACCGCCCTGCCCGACGGCACGGTCATCGGTCACCCGGACTTCGTCGACGACCCGTCGGTGTTCCCGAAATTCGCCGAGGTCCCCGAGCCGTCCGGCTCCCACGTCGTGCTGCTCGACGAGCGCCGACTCCTGATGGCCGCCGACGCCCCGCGGTCGGCCGAACGGTTCCGGTCGATGGGATACGACGTGGTCGAGGTCGACATCTCGGAGTTCGAGAAGCTCGAGGGATGTGTCACCTGCCTGTCGGTGCGCCACCGGGGTTGA
- a CDS encoding SDR family oxidoreductase → MDNPLDQFRLDGQVALVTGASAGLGARFARVLHAVGATVVVSARRAERLDALVAELPGAVAITADMAVAADRERLVAEALEQAGRIDVLVNNAGISYTVGLADETLEQFEQVMQVNTVAVWHLTKLCAAGMVDRGSGSIVNVASMLGHVGSAPIKQANYCASKGAVVNMTRELALQLARKGVRVNALCPGYFPSEMTEPMQGDEGSDHYIRTYSGIPRMGEEHELDGALLLLASPAGSYMTGHSLLVDGGFTAR, encoded by the coding sequence ATGGACAACCCACTCGATCAGTTCCGCCTCGACGGTCAGGTCGCGCTCGTCACCGGGGCATCGGCCGGCCTCGGCGCCCGGTTCGCCCGGGTCCTGCACGCCGTCGGTGCGACCGTGGTGGTGTCGGCACGTCGCGCCGAACGACTCGACGCGCTGGTCGCCGAACTGCCCGGCGCGGTTGCGATCACCGCCGACATGGCGGTGGCCGCCGACCGCGAACGGCTGGTCGCCGAGGCACTCGAGCAGGCGGGCCGCATCGACGTGCTGGTCAACAACGCCGGCATCAGCTACACGGTCGGACTGGCCGACGAGACGCTCGAACAGTTCGAACAGGTGATGCAGGTCAACACGGTCGCCGTCTGGCACCTCACGAAACTGTGCGCGGCCGGCATGGTCGACCGTGGGAGCGGGTCGATCGTCAACGTGGCGTCGATGCTCGGACACGTCGGGTCGGCCCCGATCAAGCAGGCCAACTACTGCGCCAGCAAGGGGGCGGTCGTCAACATGACCCGCGAGCTCGCCCTGCAGCTGGCCCGCAAGGGCGTGCGGGTGAATGCGCTCTGTCCCGGCTACTTCCCGTCGGAGATGACCGAACCGATGCAGGGCGACGAGGGCAGTGATCACTACATCCGGACCTACTCCGGCATCCCGCGCATGGGCGAGGAGCACGAGCTCGACGGCGCGCTGCTCCTCCTGGCATCACCCGCCGGGTCGTACATGACCGGCCACTCGCTGCTGGTCGACGGCGGATTCACCGCCCGCTGA